In Candidatus Bathyarchaeota archaeon, a single genomic region encodes these proteins:
- a CDS encoding tRNA (adenine-N1)-methyltransferase, giving the protein MDKIKEGDYVLLYFDNRREWLVKASKEKEFHTHKGMVPIKEVIGKSYGERIQSALGYDFWLLKPNSCDFLSIFRRLTQIIYPKDAGLIILKLGISPGKKVIETGTGSGALTALMADLVKPDGQIYTYDMNERFLNSAKKNVRKLKIDNYVTFKNLDAREGFDEKDVDAIIIDVADPWKVVPHAYESLKGGCSIASFSPTINQVEKTVTALKENGFISMESIEILLREIHVEEGKTRPLSRMISHTGYLTFARKIFV; this is encoded by the coding sequence TTGGATAAAATTAAGGAAGGAGATTACGTACTACTCTATTTTGACAATAGAAGAGAATGGTTAGTGAAAGCAAGCAAGGAAAAGGAATTTCACACTCATAAAGGAATGGTGCCTATTAAAGAGGTCATAGGCAAATCCTATGGAGAGCGTATTCAGAGCGCTCTAGGATATGATTTTTGGTTACTTAAGCCAAATTCCTGTGATTTTTTATCCATATTCAGACGCTTAACCCAGATAATATATCCAAAGGACGCTGGATTGATAATTCTGAAGCTGGGAATAAGTCCTGGTAAAAAAGTTATAGAAACTGGAACTGGTAGTGGTGCGCTTACTGCATTGATGGCAGATTTAGTCAAACCAGATGGACAAATTTACACCTATGATATGAATGAGAGGTTTTTAAATTCAGCTAAGAAGAACGTTCGTAAACTTAAAATCGATAATTATGTTACGTTCAAGAATTTGGATGCAAGAGAAGGCTTTGATGAAAAAGATGTTGATGCGATAATAATAGATGTCGCAGATCCATGGAAAGTAGTACCTCATGCATATGAATCATTGAAAGGCGGTTGTTCTATAGCTTCATTTAGTCCTACTATAAACCAGGTTGAAAAAACTGTAACTGCATTGAAAGAAAATGGCTTCATAAGTATGGAGTCGATTGAAATCCTTCTTAGAGAGATTCATGTAGAGGAAGGCAAAACAAGGCCTTTAAGTCGGATGATATCCCATACAGGGTATCTTACTTTTGCCAGAAAAATATTTGTCTGA
- a CDS encoding NAD(P)-dependent oxidoreductase — MNKKSRKIGFIGLGAMGSRMARNLIDDGFDVIAYDIRKDAVNSLETLGAIPANNPKAVGEKSEIVVLSLPSSLEVVDTVTGQNGVLEGIKRDGIIVDTSTIDPSTTKELEKIAKEKNVRFIDAPVSGGTIGAEKGTLSIMVGGKEEVVDSCIDVLNALGENIYHVGDVGSGQVFKLINNMLVGINLAAVGEAMVLASKVGADMKKLCEVIKTSAGTSWAFETKADNILVDKFEPGFRLWLQHKDLALARKMASDDGVPCPLLALAYEMFESSKSMGLEDLDHSAVVKFFEKISNSNINT; from the coding sequence TTGAATAAAAAGAGTAGAAAAATTGGATTTATAGGTCTTGGAGCAATGGGTTCTAGGATGGCAAGAAATCTTATCGATGATGGTTTCGACGTCATCGCATATGATATTAGAAAAGATGCGGTGAATTCCTTAGAAACTCTTGGTGCGATTCCGGCTAATAATCCAAAAGCTGTAGGTGAAAAATCAGAAATTGTAGTTTTGTCCCTTCCGTCATCCTTGGAAGTTGTCGATACAGTAACCGGTCAAAATGGTGTGCTTGAAGGAATTAAACGCGATGGTATTATTGTAGACACCAGTACGATTGATCCCAGCACGACAAAAGAACTGGAGAAAATTGCTAAGGAAAAAAATGTAAGATTTATTGATGCTCCAGTAAGCGGGGGAACTATCGGAGCCGAAAAAGGAACTCTTTCTATAATGGTAGGAGGAAAAGAAGAAGTAGTCGATTCTTGCATTGATGTATTGAATGCTCTGGGTGAGAATATTTATCATGTCGGTGATGTCGGTTCTGGACAAGTCTTCAAATTGATAAACAATATGTTGGTTGGAATAAATTTAGCTGCGGTTGGTGAAGCGATGGTTTTAGCCTCCAAAGTTGGTGCAGATATGAAAAAGCTTTGTGAAGTAATAAAAACAAGCGCAGGGACTTCATGGGCTTTTGAAACTAAGGCTGATAATATATTGGTAGACAAGTTTGAACCAGGTTTTAGATTATGGTTGCAGCATAAGGATTTGGCTTTAGCTAGGAAGATGGCATCAGATGATGGTGTTCCATGCCCTCTTTTAGCACTAGCGTATGAGATGTTCGAATCATCGAAGTCTATGGGTCTTGAAGATTTAGACCACTCTGCAGTAGTAAAATTTTTTGAGAAAATTTCTAACTCAAATATAAATACCTAA
- a CDS encoding sodium-translocating pyrophosphatase, with protein MALWSIIAIALGALIYAAFLTRYVLREPKGSGKMLDVWQGIKQGANAYLREQFKSILLLIGVLAIVLYLTAHVADAPLSISLGRAGAFLMGAFFSGMVGFLGMNMAVQGNIRTAHAAGKSFKNSLKISYRSGTITGMLTDGLGLLGGTIIFMSYLQDAPEVLLGFGFGGTLLALFMRVGGGIYTKSADVGADLVGKVEKGIPEDDPRNAAVVADLVGDNVGDCAGMASDIFESYEVTMVAAMLLALAITPFDFKWIIFPLLVRAIGVISTIVGTYAVSLWPDSLTKKDAFKAMDLSYDLSSAISISSFFILAYFYVQDLRVFLATTMGIILAISFNKLADYYTSPLKKPVDQLAKSSKTGPAPLLLNGLALGFESTVWTLMVISFTIVVSVIVFSGAGAIFAMYGVALAGIGMLTLTGNNVSMDTFGPIADNANGIAEMSGLSPKTRQILARLDASGNTTKAVTKAIAIASAVIAAVSLFASYAEATGMKEIGLNIADPIIFVGLLIGGALPFLFSAISIRAVGRGASKIINEVRKQFKIPGVMKGTVKPNYAKVVAICTAAAQKELIGLALLGILSPIIVGLVLKEMALGAFLAGVILTGQLLAVFMANSGGAWDNAKKKIEDGFYGGKGSEEHKASVIGDTVGDPLKDTAGPALNPMIKVINLVSLLFAPAMMKLKGEPLISGILATMLIIIIGFVVWRSNKEVQIA; from the coding sequence ATGGCTCTTTGGAGCATAATTGCGATAGCTTTAGGCGCTTTAATTTATGCTGCTTTTCTTACAAGATACGTTTTAAGAGAGCCTAAAGGCTCTGGTAAAATGTTGGATGTCTGGCAGGGCATAAAACAAGGGGCTAACGCTTATCTGCGAGAACAATTCAAATCCATCCTGCTTCTGATAGGAGTATTGGCTATTGTTCTATATTTGACAGCTCATGTTGCTGATGCTCCTTTATCGATATCCTTGGGGAGAGCAGGGGCATTTCTCATGGGAGCCTTTTTCTCAGGGATGGTAGGATTTCTTGGCATGAACATGGCGGTACAAGGCAATATTAGAACAGCCCACGCAGCAGGTAAGAGTTTCAAGAATAGTCTTAAGATATCTTACAGGTCTGGCACAATAACTGGCATGCTCACGGACGGATTGGGACTTTTGGGTGGAACGATTATTTTTATGAGTTATCTCCAGGATGCTCCTGAAGTCCTCTTGGGTTTCGGATTTGGAGGCACACTTCTGGCTCTATTTATGAGAGTTGGAGGTGGAATTTATACAAAGTCCGCTGATGTTGGAGCAGACCTTGTAGGTAAGGTGGAAAAAGGCATTCCAGAAGACGATCCCAGAAATGCTGCTGTTGTCGCGGATTTGGTGGGTGACAATGTTGGGGATTGTGCAGGCATGGCGTCTGATATTTTTGAGTCTTATGAAGTGACAATGGTCGCTGCAATGCTTTTGGCGCTAGCCATTACACCTTTCGATTTTAAGTGGATAATCTTCCCATTATTGGTCAGAGCAATTGGTGTAATAAGCACTATCGTAGGAACTTATGCTGTCTCCCTTTGGCCAGATAGTCTAACGAAGAAAGATGCGTTCAAAGCAATGGATCTTTCTTATGATTTATCATCAGCCATATCTATTTCAAGCTTCTTCATATTAGCTTATTTCTATGTTCAAGATCTGAGAGTCTTTTTGGCAACTACTATGGGCATAATTTTAGCAATAAGCTTCAATAAGCTAGCAGATTACTACACAAGCCCACTGAAAAAACCAGTTGACCAACTGGCAAAATCTTCCAAGACTGGACCCGCCCCGCTCTTACTCAACGGTTTAGCTTTAGGTTTTGAAAGTACGGTATGGACGCTTATGGTTATCTCATTCACTATAGTGGTATCAGTGATAGTCTTTTCGGGTGCAGGAGCAATTTTCGCCATGTACGGAGTTGCCCTCGCTGGTATAGGTATGCTTACTCTTACAGGCAATAATGTTTCAATGGACACCTTCGGACCTATAGCAGATAACGCTAATGGTATAGCTGAGATGTCAGGATTAAGCCCAAAGACAAGACAGATATTAGCTAGATTAGATGCCTCAGGTAATACAACAAAAGCTGTAACAAAAGCTATAGCAATTGCTTCCGCAGTTATCGCAGCTGTGTCTTTGTTTGCATCATACGCTGAGGCTACTGGAATGAAAGAAATTGGATTGAATATTGCTGATCCGATTATATTTGTAGGTTTGCTTATTGGCGGAGCTTTACCATTCTTATTCAGCGCTATATCGATCAGGGCTGTAGGTAGAGGAGCTTCAAAGATTATAAATGAAGTTCGCAAGCAGTTTAAGATCCCTGGTGTTATGAAAGGCACTGTTAAGCCTAATTATGCCAAAGTAGTGGCTATATGTACGGCCGCAGCTCAAAAAGAACTAATAGGATTAGCTCTATTGGGGATTTTATCACCAATAATAGTTGGTCTAGTTCTGAAGGAGATGGCCTTAGGCGCATTTCTAGCTGGAGTTATACTGACTGGACAATTATTGGCTGTTTTTATGGCAAATTCTGGTGGCGCTTGGGATAACGCGAAGAAAAAGATAGAAGACGGTTTCTACGGAGGAAAAGGATCTGAAGAGCACAAAGCATCTGTAATTGGAGATACGGTTGGTGATCCACTAAAAGATACTGCAGGACCTGCATTGAACCCTATGATTAAGGTAATAAACCTTGTAAGCCTTCTTTTTGCACCTGCGATGATGAAACTGA